The window GTACTGTCCATCGACTTCTAGGACATCAATGGGTTCGTGCAATCCTTCTTCCTTTATCGACTCCATCAGTGCCGCTACTTTAGTGGGGTCATTCTCTCGCGGCAGGGGACGACGAATTGCCCCTAGAGGAATCTCTTTAACCTCTATCATCTTGCGAGTTGCTTCCTGAGTTTCAAGTCCTTACCCCTAAATCATAGTCGTTATGAGTTCGGATTGCAACTCCTTGTGAAGTTGATGTGCCTTTAAGTTGCATGATGCGGATCGCAAGTTCGTCACTCGGCACAGAATTGGTAATAACGAGCCTCATAACTTCAAGTTGGCAAACACGCCCCAGCGTGAACGCTAAACTAGACAGTGCTGCTTAACACCCCTACTTTATGCAATCTTCCAGTCAAGTCTTTGTCTACCCCCCGACTCGCAAATCTGACCAAGTTGATAACTATCACGGCACACAAGTAGCCGACCCTTATCGCTGGCTGGAAGACCTAAACTCAGAGGAAACAAACGCTTGGGTGGAAGCACAGAATCAACTGACATTGAGTTATCTCAGTGAGATTCCGGCGCGAGAACCCCTTAAAGAGCGACTCACTAAGCTGTGGAATTACGAAAAATATGGGATTCCCTTTAAGCAAGGAAACCGTTATTTCTATTTCAAAAATGATGGTCTTCAGAATCAAAGCGTCCTCTACACATTAACCGCTCTTGATGCTGAGCCAACCGTATTATTTGACCCAAATCTTCTTTCAGAAGATGGCACAATAGCTTTATCTGGTTTAGCTATTAGTGAAGATGGTCAGTTGATGGCTTATGGTTTATCAACCTCTGGTTCTGACTGGAACGAGTGGAAAGTTCGCAATGTCGAAACAGGTGAAGATTTTCCCGATCATCTTAAATGGGTAAAGTTTTCTGGAGCCTCTTGGACTCATGATGGTCAAGGCTTTTTTTATAGCCGTTATGATGAGCCAAATGAGGCGACCAAACTAGAAGACTTGAATTATTATCAAAAACTCTATTATCACCAACTGGGTACGCCACAGTCAGAAGATATTTTAATTTATCATCGCCCAGACCAAAAAGAATGGATGTTTGGCGCTGGTGTTACAGAAGATGGTCGCTACTTAATTATCTCTGTTGATCGCGGCACTGACCCCAAAAACCTTGTTTATTATAAAGATTTACAAACACCCGATTCTCCCGTGGTGGAACTGATTAGCGAATTTAAAGCGAATTACAGTTTTATTGACAATGATGGTTCAATCTTTTGGTTTCGCACCGATTTAGATGCTCCTCGCGGTCGTGTCATAGCAATTGATATTAACAAGCCTACCCCCCCTAACCCCCCCTTGTTAAGGGGGGAGAAAGGAATGAGAGAGGGATGGCAAGAGGTGATTCCACAAGCCGATGAAACCTTGGAAAGTGTCGGTTTACTCAATAATCAATTTGTTGCTGATTACCTCAAAGATGCTCGTTCATCCATCAAGATTTTTGACTTACAGGGTTCTTTTGTTCGGGAGGTAGAGTTACCAGGAATTGGTTCTGCTGGCGGTTTTGGTGGCAAGCGCTATGATACAGAAACTTTTTATTCTTTTACCAGCTTTACCATCCCAACAACCATCTATCGCTACGATATGGTGAGTGGTCAAAGTACGCTTTTCCGACAGCCAAAGGTTGACTTTAATCCCGATGAATACGAGATAAAGCAAGTTTTTTATACGAGTAAAGATGGTACTTCAGTTCCAATGTTTATCACCCATAAGAAGGGGTTGCAGTTGGATGGAAATAACCCAACTCTTCTCTATGGTTATGGCGGCTTTAATGTTTCTCTAACTCCCAGTTTCTCGGTTAGTCGATTAGTGTGGATGGAAATGGGAGGCGTCTATGCATTACCGAATCTGCGTGGCGGTGGTGAGTATGGTGAGGAATGGCATCAGGCGGGAACAAAACTGAATAAGCAGAATGTATTTGATGATTTCATTGCCGCTGCCGAATGGCTAATTAATCATAAGTACACTCAACCTGAGAAATTAGCGATTTCAGGAGGTAGTAATGGCGGCTTATTAGTGGGTGCCTGTATGACGCAGCGCCCGGAGTTATTTGGTGCCGCACTGCCAGCCGTAGGGGTAATGGATATGCTGCGTTTCCATCAGTTTACGATTGGTTGGGCATGGTGTTCCGATTATGGTTCCCCGGAGAATTTAGAAGAGTTTAAGGCTTTATCTGCCTACTCACCATTGCATAACCTCAAAACCGGAACGGCTTATCCGGCAACATTGATTTCAACGGCTGATCATGATGATCGGGTATTTCCGGCTCATAGTTTTAAGTTTGCAGCCGCTTTGCAAGCTGCTCATGGGGGAGAAAAACCTGTGTTAATTAGAATTGAAACAAAGGCAGGACATGGTGCAGGAAAGCCAACGTCTAAGATTATTGAAGAATTGGCGGATGAGTGGGCGTTCTTGGTGCGATCGCTCGATATTGATGCAGAGCTAATTAACAGTGATATTATATCCGGTTAATTAGCTATCATAAATTTGTGTTTGTAGTGGGTACTTTAGTAGCCCTTACAAGAGGTCTAGTGTGGATTTAGAATACTCATAAATCCACAATTAATTGACTACAACTATTTCAAGACGAAGGATCGGGTATCAATCGTTGTAAGGTTGCGATCGCCTGCTGAATGTATTTCTTTGCATGATGTTGTATCAGCATTCTATCTTGAATATCTGTCGCCTCTAATCTCATTCGACCTTCAAGAGCGTCGTTGAGCATCTCCTCACAAAGACTGCCTGGTTCAGGCTTAAGGTAGTCATCAATCACTTTTAAAGCTTCGAGAGCGACGGAGATGTCGCTTGGTATTTTTGAGGTTAAGGGTTTGCTGATTAACTGTTGTTCCTGATCATACTTTTTGTTGAGAGAACGAACACTTTCAAAGGAGTTGAACACCGAGAGACGACTGCAAATGGAGGTTTTAGGTGCAACGATGAATACCTCTACATCCTCCCCAACGGGCAATTCTGGGGAAGAGATTTCGATCTTTTTTCCAGGTAAGACTTGAGTGCTGATGTGAAGAGCTGATTGCATTGTAGATGGTCTCTTATCGCTCCCGTTGGCGGTTCTTTCTATTGCCGGGGATGGACTGAACGAAATCGGCTGAACATGTTTATCCTGCATAAATTTCCTGAAGTTCTCTGGATTTTGCGTCACAGGTTGTTGCGATTGCGGCTATCCCGCCTCTCGGCTTTAATCATTGTTAATTTCCTGCTGATCTGTGCCGTTTTGCACGATGAGGCTGATGCTCTTCTCATGCCAGCGAGAGTGCATCCCGTTGGGAAGTATCAGATGAGCTCTTGTCTCGTCCCAATTTGGTATCTGGGTAGCTTGAAGCGTCAAAGTTACAGGTAATCGAGCCTGCTGATGCAGGCTGCAAAACCTGATTTTTTCTAAAGTCCACACTATCAGACTAGCCTAGAGGGGAACCTTAGCGAACGTCGTTGCAGACACGATTTCAATGCTTAAGGTGAGAAGAGCTGATCAGCGAGAAAGGTGCTACTGATTCAGCGAGCCTATGTTCCTTCAAGAGCCTATTGACACGTTTTGTCTGAATGGGGCACAAAAACGGGTAACGCTCATGATCGTACTGCTTTTTGTCGGATTTGTAATCTTTTTCAACAAATCAAACCCCATCCACAAGGGACGGGGAAATTCTTAACTGTTGTTAGCACAGCAATACCGCAGGTGCTACTGGTGTATTCTGAACTTCTGTGAGTTCTTGTGTACCGATAGATGGACGGCTGAACACATACTCTAGACCCTATTGGCAGAAATAAGTGACCAGTTGAAAAAGCTCAAAAAGCTTATTATACAGGCAATATCCCTTCTGCCCTCTGCCTCCTGTATTCTGCCTTCTTGCACTAGGTGGCAGCCGGTTGAGCCTCTTGAACAATGAGTTCTTTGAAGTGAATCACATCTTGACGAGGATCGGCGTGGCTGACTTGCACATCCAAGCGATCGCCTAGTGCAACGGCTCGCCTAAAACGCATTTTCAATTCTAGACCTAAATCCTCTAAGAGAATGAATCCCTCATTATTATCTGGTTCTCGCAAGTTCAAGACTAATGCCTGCCACACCCGATCCGCGTTACGCCGCAAATATTCCAATCCCCAATAACGATTGGTCTGACGTTCCACCCAAGTGGCTTCCTTGGCGGCTGTCGTGACACTCAGCATCGTTTCTTGCAATTGTTGGGCACTAAAAGGCAATGGATCACCCCGTAGATGGGCTTTGATCTGGAAATGAGACATCAAGTCGGTGTAGCGACGAATGGGAGAGGTGACTTGGGTATAAATTTCCAAACCTAAACCCGCGTGCCGCAAGGGTGTAATGCTCATTTCACTTTTGGGCATACACCGACGCATGGCACAGAAGCGGACTGGGCCTGCGGGGAGTTGCATCAGTTCTTCTTCGGAAGGGAGTTCCGGCTGTGGCTGTCCCCGAAAAGGCAGGGGAATCTGATGCGTTTGACCATAGCGTCCTGCGACTTCCCCGGCGAGAATCATCATTTCCGCTACCAGCAGCCGCGATCGCGAATCCTCTAAAACCTCAATCGAAATGTCATCTTCGCCTTTAACCTTAATCACTGACTCTGGCATGTGGATGCTGATTGCACCCTGACTCCTGCGCCACTCCTGCCGCTTGTAAGCCCAAGTGGCAATTTCAGCGATTTCTGGTTCTGCCCGTACTCCGAGTTCCAACATCTCATCCACGTCTTCGTAGGTGAGGCGATAAGTGGGTTTCACGAAGCTGGCTCGGATTTGATAGTCTTGGACACTGCCTGTTTCATCCAAAACCACACCAAAACTGAGCGCGGGACAAACTCTCCCTTGAACCAAACTCATCGGTCCGGTTGCCAGTTCCGGCGGGAACATCGGAACCATACCTGTGGGCAAATACAGGGTCGTACTGCGCCGCCGTGCTTCTAGGTCAAGTTCATCGCCTTGCATCACCAAGCGAGTGGGGTCGGCAATATGAATCCAGAGGCGTTGACGCCCATCCTCAAGAACTTCTATGCTCAAGCCATCATCAATTTCTTGGGTACTTTCGTCGTCAATGGTGTAAACTTTTAATCCCGTCAAATCCAAACGGTCTGAATCCGGATCAGGCGGTGGAGAAACCAGGGATTGCTGCGCCACTTCAATCACCTCTCGACGAAAATGAATAGGAATTTGACTACGCCGCAAAGGCAAATTTTCGTGAGGACTCCACCACCCCAATTCCACCAGTAAATCCAAAGCACCTTGAGGAGTTTGAGGGCGTCCTAGGACGGATAAGAGATCTTGAGCAGGACGAGCGGTGTTTTCTGGATGGAGGACGAACCGTTCTAAGCTCTCAAACCGAGTGCGATCGCTATCCTGCCACTCTTGCGCGATCCCAGTTAATTGCTGATGTACGCGTGTCAAAAAGTCTTGTTGCTCCCGCTGCTTTGATTCTTGCGCTGACCGTTGATGTTTGATATCAGCAACTACAGCAGCAGGACGGGGTTCATAGCCGTCTGCTTTTTGTTTGAAGTAGAGCTTGTCTTCAGACAATAAGCAGTGAGCCGCATAGCACAAAGGCGGACTCTGGTCAGAAAATAACAGTTGCGCCATTTGGGCGCTGGTCACCGCTTCTCCATCTTCAACCAACAATTCCCAAGCCACTTCCAAACTCGTTGGGTCTAGATATGGCTCTACCTCTTTGACAAAGCTCGGAATTTCTGATGGTTTCAAGGTACATCCCGTCACTTCGTAAGTGATTTGCCGGGGATGAAGCGTATGAGATTGACCGCGTTCGTCTACGACAATCCAATGCTTTTTGCCCTCTGGACGGTCTGCCGTAGCGAGGCGGCGATCCCCGCCGAGACGAAATTCAATTAATGTTCCCTTTTCCACCAGTTTCGCTAACCCCGGTAGCGTTTTCGTAAATAACCTAAACCTAGTCTATCGAGTGGTCGGCGCTATGCCAAAGTTGACCGACGAAGGCTCGAAGCACGAATGACCGACAAAAGGCTGAAGTGTCAAGGATGAAGAATGAAGGTCAGAAATAAATCTGGGTTTGTAGCCCTAATCTGATTGATCAAGGCTTTCCTTCACGCTTCATACTTTATCCTTCATACTTTTGTTTACACCGTCGATCTTGCTGGAATTAACTCTCTCACGGCAATGGGTGTTTACCCTTCTTTGTTAATGAAAGGTAGCAAAGCCAAAAGGCGTGCTCGTTTGATCGCTTGGGTCAAGTCTCGTTGTTGTTGAGCGGTCAGGCCTGTGATCCGGCGTGGCAGAATCTTACCGCGTTCTGTCACAAACTTACGCAGCAGCTCGACATCTTTATAGTCGATCGGGTCGTCCGGTTTGATGGGAGAAAGACGTTTACGAAAATAGGCCATGAGTTGTTGTTGGTTGTTATGGGTGAGTTGTGAGTGTCATGGGTCAGGGTTCAACGAATCACGTTAAACGGATTGACGACAAATGACTAAGGACTAATCCTACTTGATTTCCTTGTGAACCGTGTGTTTGTTGCAGTGGGTACAGAACTTTTTCAGTTCTAGACGTGCTGTCGTGTTTCGACGGTTCTTCATCGTTGTGTAGCGAGACACACCGGGCGATCGCTTCTCAGGGTTGCTGCGACACTCCGTACACTCCAAGGTGATAATAATCCGAACACCTTTCTTGGCTGCCATAGTGCTATTTCTAGAAAATCAAATGGTTAGTTGAAATTACACACAAATTTCTATTTTTGCACGCGCCGTCTCACTTGAGCAAATATTTTTTTGAGACGGAGGTCGAGGGAAAATCCTCGACGAGTTTGTATCACAATGGTTTTCGCCATGCGATCATGGAAAGCTTGCTGCGCTTCCTCATCAGCCAAGGCGCTACAGCAATCTGCCGCTAAGGGAAATATCAACAGCAACATGGAGATGCCGTTCGCTAGACCAATATTAAGACCCAGCATGGCTAAGAGGGCACAGAACCCAAGAATGCCTTCTCGTTTAGCTAAGGTCAATAGCCCAGGAATCTTGCTGTATTTAGCATCCAAAACCTTCATGTCTAAAGCCCAACGCCCTAGACTCTGACCCTGATTACTGGATACCAATACCACCCGTAGAGCCGTCCATGATAACATAAAAACGACGATCTGAACGAACACATTGAATCCCAGGAGTGAGCTGACTAGCCAAACCCCGACAAAATCGATAAAAAAGGCAGCAGCCCGTCGCTCAATCGGCACCTTGGGAAAGCGGGTGTGAACGGGTTCAAGACTCATGAGATATGACCGAGTACGGGACTGGGTATTTCAATCTTAGCTTGACCCTAAGATTCTCATTGGACTTGATTGTCTTCAACTGTGTGCCGAGTTCAACTACACTGACAACTGTAGTCACATCGGGGTTGATGGCAATGCTGCCAGCGAAAGAAGCGGAGTCTATCATTCTCGGTTTAGTGCAACCGTTTGACCCAAAGCTAGATGCTGAGATAGTTGAGTTATCAGCGGCTACCGATCGGATTCTAGCTTCCCCAGTGACGAGTCAATTAGATTTTCCCCACTGGGATAATTCTGCAATGGATGGGTATGCTGTGCGCCATGCCGATGCAAAATCCTGTCATGCAGAGCAACCTGCTGTTTTGGAAATCATTGAAGAAATTCCGGCTGGGATAGAACCTCAACACACAGTTCAACCAGGGCAAGCCTCTCGCATCTTTACCGGTGCTTGTATGCCCAAGGGTGCGGATACGGTGGTAATGCAAGAGCGAACGAGGCGAGAGGGAACCCGTGTATTCATCTTAGAGGCACCCAAACCCCAAGCTTTTGTGCGTCATCGGGCATCGTTCTATCAGGCGGGAACCCCTCTCCTCCAACCCGGAATCAAGCTGAATGCCCCAGAAATCGCTGTACTAGCCGCAGCGCAATGTACTACACTTTCGGTCTATCGACGCCCTCGTGTGGCAATTTTGTCCACAGGCAATGAGTTAGTCACTCCAGACCAACCCCTGCAACCGGGTCAAATTGTAGACTCGAATCAATATGCCCTCGCTGCATTTGTCGCCCTAGCAGGTGGAATTCCTGTACCGCTGGGCATTGTTCGCGATGAACCAGAAGCACTCAAAAAAGCAATAAGTCAAGCCATCACAACAGCCGACATCGTGCTTTCGACCGGTGGTGTCTCGGTGGGAGATTATGATTATGTCGATCGCATCCTAGCTGAGTTGGGTGCAGAAATTCACATTCGTTCCGTTGCCGTCAAACCCGGTAAACCTCTCACGGTTGCTACCTTTTTACCATCCTCAGTTTCCCCTCTTGAAAAAGGGAGATCAACACGTTCGGTGCTATATTTTGGTCTACCGGGAAATCCTGTTTCAGCCTTGGTCAGTTGTTGGCGATTTGTGCAACCCGCCCTTTGGAAGCTTTCGGGTTTACCTCAAGAGACTTGGCAACCCATATTTGTGCAGGCGCGATCACATCATGACCTCCATTCTGATGGTCGCCGGGAAACTTATCTCTGGGGGCGTTTGCAGTTAGACA of the Allocoleopsis franciscana PCC 7113 genome contains:
- a CDS encoding ParB N-terminal domain-containing protein; translation: MIEVKEIPLGAIRRPLPRENDPTKVAALMESIKEEGLHEPIDVLEVDGQYYGFSGCHRFEAHQRLGKPTIKCRVRKAPRSVLQKHLA
- a CDS encoding prolyl oligopeptidase family serine peptidase; the encoded protein is MQSSSQVFVYPPTRKSDQVDNYHGTQVADPYRWLEDLNSEETNAWVEAQNQLTLSYLSEIPAREPLKERLTKLWNYEKYGIPFKQGNRYFYFKNDGLQNQSVLYTLTALDAEPTVLFDPNLLSEDGTIALSGLAISEDGQLMAYGLSTSGSDWNEWKVRNVETGEDFPDHLKWVKFSGASWTHDGQGFFYSRYDEPNEATKLEDLNYYQKLYYHQLGTPQSEDILIYHRPDQKEWMFGAGVTEDGRYLIISVDRGTDPKNLVYYKDLQTPDSPVVELISEFKANYSFIDNDGSIFWFRTDLDAPRGRVIAIDINKPTPPNPPLLRGEKGMREGWQEVIPQADETLESVGLLNNQFVADYLKDARSSIKIFDLQGSFVREVELPGIGSAGGFGGKRYDTETFYSFTSFTIPTTIYRYDMVSGQSTLFRQPKVDFNPDEYEIKQVFYTSKDGTSVPMFITHKKGLQLDGNNPTLLYGYGGFNVSLTPSFSVSRLVWMEMGGVYALPNLRGGGEYGEEWHQAGTKLNKQNVFDDFIAAAEWLINHKYTQPEKLAISGGSNGGLLVGACMTQRPELFGAALPAVGVMDMLRFHQFTIGWAWCSDYGSPENLEEFKALSAYSPLHNLKTGTAYPATLISTADHDDRVFPAHSFKFAAALQAAHGGEKPVLIRIETKAGHGAGKPTSKIIEELADEWAFLVRSLDIDAELINSDIISG
- a CDS encoding ribonuclease catalytic domain-containing protein, yielding MEKGTLIEFRLGGDRRLATADRPEGKKHWIVVDERGQSHTLHPRQITYEVTGCTLKPSEIPSFVKEVEPYLDPTSLEVAWELLVEDGEAVTSAQMAQLLFSDQSPPLCYAAHCLLSEDKLYFKQKADGYEPRPAAVVADIKHQRSAQESKQREQQDFLTRVHQQLTGIAQEWQDSDRTRFESLERFVLHPENTARPAQDLLSVLGRPQTPQGALDLLVELGWWSPHENLPLRRSQIPIHFRREVIEVAQQSLVSPPPDPDSDRLDLTGLKVYTIDDESTQEIDDGLSIEVLEDGRQRLWIHIADPTRLVMQGDELDLEARRRSTTLYLPTGMVPMFPPELATGPMSLVQGRVCPALSFGVVLDETGSVQDYQIRASFVKPTYRLTYEDVDEMLELGVRAEPEIAEIATWAYKRQEWRRSQGAISIHMPESVIKVKGEDDISIEVLEDSRSRLLVAEMMILAGEVAGRYGQTHQIPLPFRGQPQPELPSEEELMQLPAGPVRFCAMRRCMPKSEMSITPLRHAGLGLEIYTQVTSPIRRYTDLMSHFQIKAHLRGDPLPFSAQQLQETMLSVTTAAKEATWVERQTNRYWGLEYLRRNADRVWQALVLNLREPDNNEGFILLEDLGLELKMRFRRAVALGDRLDVQVSHADPRQDVIHFKELIVQEAQPAAT
- the rpsR gene encoding 30S ribosomal protein S18 — protein: MAYFRKRLSPIKPDDPIDYKDVELLRKFVTERGKILPRRITGLTAQQQRDLTQAIKRARLLALLPFINKEG
- the rpmG gene encoding 50S ribosomal protein L33 → MAAKKGVRIIITLECTECRSNPEKRSPGVSRYTTMKNRRNTTARLELKKFCTHCNKHTVHKEIK
- a CDS encoding RDD family protein, which translates into the protein MSLEPVHTRFPKVPIERRAAAFFIDFVGVWLVSSLLGFNVFVQIVVFMLSWTALRVVLVSSNQGQSLGRWALDMKVLDAKYSKIPGLLTLAKREGILGFCALLAMLGLNIGLANGISMLLLIFPLAADCCSALADEEAQQAFHDRMAKTIVIQTRRGFSLDLRLKKIFAQVRRRVQK
- a CDS encoding molybdopterin molybdotransferase MoeA translates to MLPAKEAESIILGLVQPFDPKLDAEIVELSAATDRILASPVTSQLDFPHWDNSAMDGYAVRHADAKSCHAEQPAVLEIIEEIPAGIEPQHTVQPGQASRIFTGACMPKGADTVVMQERTRREGTRVFILEAPKPQAFVRHRASFYQAGTPLLQPGIKLNAPEIAVLAAAQCTTLSVYRRPRVAILSTGNELVTPDQPLQPGQIVDSNQYALAAFVALAGGIPVPLGIVRDEPEALKKAISQAITTADIVLSTGGVSVGDYDYVDRILAELGAEIHIRSVAVKPGKPLTVATFLPSSVSPLEKGRSTRSVLYFGLPGNPVSALVSCWRFVQPALWKLSGLPQETWQPIFVQARSHHDLHSDGRRETYLWGRLQLDTNGVYEFHLVGGSHSSGNLINLAQTTGLAVVPVGETLIAAGESVQVLSVGSLLGRASS